The following are encoded in a window of Plasmodium cynomolgi strain B DNA, chromosome 4, whole genome shotgun sequence genomic DNA:
- a CDS encoding hypothetical protein (putative) — protein MTGMLILISIFLIALTILLRALQDKSGNTKPIQRDNDKVKGKSKEAPKQKKQTGSDTAKSVATPPKSVASSTPHVMFDKNVVALKGFALSLGVSLSWPPRHSTMVYFSPDLLQPRFVSAPICFSADLFQPGFVSTSIYCSPPVGTTAISCNNGNLQFHKIGKDGSNKITLSKKLDEVYSCIAINEEATHLAAVSELYSTLRIFKIGKVEQSIKSISLLLEGKKELHKKDVKFLYIHKNSFIITGSELDETEVKIWDMKGDLLKVVSIKQVYNYDYAVSKMARFFGVACWSPDIKIFEIKQKENNFHSIDKVMDLKTSSGTKCVCFSDDEEKAFLIDKNGILAAYNLNVRYKLQEESKILYKKDLKEYHLEDFSRMCLSGDSNHIIATSGCNVLILKQEDLQNDGTVKLWDTSKK, from the exons ATGACGGGAATGCTAATCCTGATCAGCATTTTCCTTATCGCGCTCACAATACTGCTAAGAGCCCTGCAGGATAAAAGTGGAAATACCAAACCGATCCAAAGAGACAATGACAAAGTTAAGGGCAAAAGTAAAGAAGCCCctaaacagaaaaaacaaacaggcAGTGATACTGCCAAAAGTGTTgctaccccccccaaaagtGTAGCTAGTAGCACTCCCCATGTCAtgtttgataaaaatgttgttGCCCTCAAGG GCTTTGCGTTGTCACTGGGAGTTAGTCTGAGCTGGCCGCCCCGTCACTCTACCATGGTTTATTTCAGCCCCGATTTGCTTCAGCCCCGATTTGTTTCAGCCCCGATTTGTTTCAGTGCCGATTTATTTCAACCCGGCTTCGTTTCCACCTCGATTTactgctccccccccgtAGGAACCACCGCCATCAGCTGCAACAACGGCAACTTGCAATTCCACAAGATCGGCAAAGATGGCTCGAACAAAATCACCCTGAGCAAAAAGCTAGACGAGGTCTACAGCTGCATAGCCATAAACGAAGAGGCAACACATTTGGCAGCGGTGAGCGAACTATACTCAACGttaagaatttttaaaataggaAAAGTGGAACAAAGTATCAAAAGCATTTCTCTATTActggaagggaaaaaggaactgCACAAGAAAGACGTGAAATTTCTGTACATTCATAAAAACTCTTTTATAATTACGGGATCGGAGTTAGATGAGACGGAGGTAAAGATCTGGGACATGAAGGGGGACCTTTTAAAAGTCGTGAGCATCAAACAGGTTTATAATTACGACTATGCTGTTTCGAAGATGGCTAG ATTCTTCGGAGTCGCTTGCTGGTCCCCGGACATCAAAATCTTTGAgataaagcaaaaggaaaacaattttCACAGCATCGACAAGGTCATGGATTTAAAAACCAGCTCGGGCACCAAGTGCGTGTGCTTCAGCGACGACGAGGAAAAGGCATTCTTaattgacaaaaatggaattcTTGCTGCGTACAATTTGAACGTGCGCTATAAG CTCCAAGAGGAgtccaaaattttgtacaaaaaggaTTTGAAGGAATACCACTTGGAAGATTTTTCCAGAATGT GCCTATCGGGTGACTCCAACCACATCATCGCAACTTCTGGGTGCAATGTGTTAATTCTGAAGCAGGAGGATTTACAG AATGATGGCACTGTAAAGCTATGGGATACCTCCAAAAAATAA
- a CDS encoding hypothetical protein (putative) yields MNERILKNIWKCESSCLLSKNNFNASLVSTFKISRCSTLLLEGKKKLVALGGANQNGVVRGSKERNDRHWGENELLDDGAQGVLTGGAHNNRGNCSGEGSPLKGTHYALRFDKGARMLRAGRNRSSWKILTVSSYSTVRGSKDEREGGQPGKKDAHAAADANSGSLEKDEPETPMRKNKPHVEKDNQVGCKQVDGNGDTLQDTCGEEKAKTGNHISSSGAIRTNDGETQQNEKGEQPSEGHNIDLHRDDSQSSSDDGKDELTEKLKKKNEIKKVLNIIFCSSIPMIGFGFMDQFIMIRLGDIFDASIGVSFGISTLCAASFGQLCSDTFGIFFGYVLNYLLQTYKVIQPAKFDIKNKVYQYCTLVGSVLGILLGCALGMLQLIFIDTTKSERLKKKKELDFIFQMVMCDCSNILNCEASTLFLYDKAKNELWSKAIHGRKNIIKISANSNEKSFNLWVLRNKEIINCKDVVNNELYNPSHDEKFNFKTRTILAAPILDRNNEVVGVLMFLNKLRSHGGYFTRNDEKLAEMMSKHISIFMEKFNYISEGDKKMIIFDKEKNISREGEEEEAEEEEEENDPPILNNSLNPNQAEGELTREHTHEGNKPQSKHHSVKERKRKRPPKKNLHYQISQIDEDDKIFDEGSENANIKQFDEYYDEKTEEEEEEDDVYDDEDYDEDEEDAEVARQAEVENPAQKGEEEVCKATQPSRGSIEKEQTDKLDEKQREIINLLPISKTGAEKNEQPVKDFLVEDHFNDRKDHLSVGKNISKECQADRADCKVEMINRGDDQGEPHKLSFFNIDKKVTDDAQKKDPSSFGDFNSGGALPVLSHPHTVAGRTTSENLPGEHNRNSAANHHPRTDHSNEGEKEPTNFEILSIAPNVENLFKSRKEGNYNFYEKNSEENVNLGSKWKELSRASLSTMLSGGVTEEGEAIPSGANSKVSYPRVDGTDRYGKDGAGSGAPDHSSDGSSVYNGGVAPDYTYYYDIEHTSDYGNLYVKDFGSGVGANNAFENERKKAQNDSIESYHRGYNSAILSETLCRNSSLSVASGIKEEPFKRYTQNYVHAKEVLLRKAALLEGAGKMYSSSAYNSEKYFSHIHFAKIFNMVSEKKMNIKNFKILKNIYKYNLNFKLINNYILHKIYENTTVSRLAPSTCYNIKIIDFFFKENLYLLNKSTMNDIIYKYIIFYYCRKKLRKKNFNYYNYQDMYIAENFFGQNTHTKKVPKILDEDLGKKSAIITVDR; encoded by the exons aTGAATGAAAGGatactaaaaaatatttggaagTGCGAGTCTTCATGTCtattaagcaaaaataattttaacgCAAGTTTGGTTTccacatttaaaatatcaaGATGTAGCACTTTGCTtctggaggggaaaaagaagttGGTGGCACTTGGCGGTGCGAATCAGAACGGCGTAGTGCGCGGGAGTAAGGAAAGGAACGATCGTCATTGGGGGGAGAACGAACTTTTGGATGATGGAGCACAGGGTGTCTTAACCGGGGGCGCACACAATAATAGGGGTAACTGCAGTGGTGAAGGCTCGCCGTTAAAAGGGACACACTACGCCTTACGCTTTGACAAGGGCGCCCGAATGCTGCGCGCTGGGCGAAACCGGAGCTCCTGGAAGATACTGACCGTGAGTTCGTATTCAACGGTGAGAGGGAGCAAAGATGAACGTGAGGGAGGACAACCAGGAAAAAAGGATGCTCATGCGGCTGCGGATGCAAATAGTGGGTCACTCGAGAAGGACGAACCCGAAACCCCCATGCGTAAGAACAAGCCACATGTTGAAAAAGACAACCAGGTGGGTTGCAAACAGGTGGATGGTAATGGCGACACGCTGCAGGATACGTGtggggaggaaaaagcaaaaacggGGAACCACATTAGCAGCAGTGGAGCGATACGCACGAACGATGGAGAGACGCAGCAGAACGAAAAGGGAGAGCAACCTTCGGAAGGCCATAACATCGATTTGCATAGGGATGACTCCCAGAGCAGCAGTGATGACGGAAAAGACGAACTAACCgagaagctaaaaaaaaaaaacgaaataaaaaaagtgttaaacATAATATTTTGCTCATCCATTCCCATGATCGGATTCGGGTTCATGGATCAGTTTATAATGATCCGTTTGGGAGATATTTTCGATGCATCCATCGGAGTGTCCTTCGGCATATCGACCCTGTGTGCTGCTTCCTTTGGCCAACTCTGCAGTGACACTTTTGGAATCTTTTTTGGCTATgtcttaaattatttattacaaACTTATAAAGTTATTCAGCCAGCCAAATTCGACATCAAAAATAAAGTGTACCAGTATTGCACCTTAGTGGGATCCGTGTTGGGGATTCTACTAGGTTGTGCCCTTGGGATGTTGCAACTCATTTTCATCGACACAACAAAGAGTGaaagattgaaaaaaaaaaaagaattagaTTTTATATTCCAAATGGTTATGTGTGATTGTTCCAATATTTTAAACTGCGAAGCATCCACGCTCTTTCTCTACGATAAAGCCAAAAACGAATTATGGAGCAAAGCCATacatggaagaaaaaatatcataaaaatatcagcCAATAGCAATGAAAAAAGTTTCAATCTATGGGTTCTTCGaaacaaagaaataattaactGCAAGGATGTCGTAAATAATGAATTGTATAACCCCTCacatgatgaaaaatttaatttcaaaaCGAGGACCATTTTAGCGGCACCCATCTTAGATCGAAATAACGAAGTTGTCGGTGTTCTTATGTTCCTTAACAAACTAAGGTCCCATGGTGGGTACTTTACCAGGAATGATGAAAAGCTAGCTGAGATGATGAGCAAACATATTTCCATCTTTATGGAAAAGTTCAATTATATCAGTGagggtgataaaaaaatgatcatatTCGATAAGGAAAAGAATATATCCcgcgagggggaggaagaagaggcagaagaggaagaggaggaaaatgacCCACCTATACTCAACAACAGTTTGAACCCTAACCAAGCGGAAGGTGAACTCACGAGGGAACACACACATGAGGGAAATAAACCGCAAAGCAAACACCATTCAGTTAAAgaacggaaaagaaaaagaccccccaaaaaaaatttgcactaTCAAATTTCGCAAATAGATGAAGATGATAAAATATTCGACGAAGGAAGCGAAAATGCGAACATAAAGCAGTTTGATGAGTACTATGATGAGAAgacagaggaggaagaggaggaggacgatgTGTACGACGATGAGGATTACGACGAGGATGAGGAAGACGCGGAGGTGGCGAGGCAAGCAGAGGTGGAGAACCCCGcgcagaagggggaggaagaggTGTGTAAAGCAACCCAGCCTAGTAGGGGGTCCATCGAAAAGGAGCAGACTGACAAATTGGACGAGAAACAACGTGAAATAATAAACCTGTTGCCCATTTCAAAAACGGGGGcggagaaaaatgaacaaccAGTTAAAGATTTCTTAGTGGAAGATCATTTTAACGATAGAAAGGATCATCTTAGTGTGGGGAAGAATATCTCAAAGGAGTGCCAAGCAGACCGAGCTGATTGCAAGGTCGAAATGATTAACCGGGGGGATGACCAAGGTGAACCGCATaaactctccttttttaacatagACAAGAAGGTAACAGATGACGCGCAAAAGAAGGACCCCTCCTCGTTCGGGGATTTCAACTCAGGGGGAGCTCTCCCCGTGTTGTCCCATCCCCACACTGTTGCAGGAAGGACTACTAGTGAGAACCTCCCCGGTGAGCATAACAGGAACAGTGCCGCCAATCACCACCCACGCACTGACCACAGcaacgaaggagaaaaggaaccCACCAATTTTGAAATACTATCGATTGCCCCCAACGTGgaaaacctttttaaaagtcgcaaagaaggaaactataatttttacgaaaaaaattctgaggAAAATGTTAATTTGGGGAGCAAGTGGAAGGAGCTTAGTAGAGCTTCCTTAAGTACCATGTTGAGTGGTGGTGTTActgaagagggagaagccaTCCCTAGTGGGGCAAATTCGAAAGTTAGCTACCCCCGTGTTGACGGGACGGACCGTTACGGTAAGGACGGTGCAGGGAGTGGTGCACCTGACCACTCGAGCGATGGGTCGTCTGTTTACAACGGCGGCGTTGCACCAGATTATACTTACTACTACGACATCGAGCACACGAGCGATTACGGCAATTTGTACGTGAAGGACTTCGGTAGTGGGGTGGGGGCAAACAATGCGTTCGAGAATGAGCGAAAGAAGGCACAAAACGACTCCATCGAAAGTTACCACCGCGGATACAACAGCGCCATTTTGAGTGAGACCCTGTGTAGGAACTCGTCCCTCTCCGTGGCGAGTGGAATCAAGGAAGAGCCTTTCAAAAGATACACACAGAATTATGTGCACGCGAAGGAGGTCTTATTGAGGAAAGCAGCTCTTCTGGAAGGAGCGGGAAAGATGTACAGCTCCAGTGCATACAACTCAGAAAAGTATTTTTCACACATTCACTTTGCGAAAATATTTAACATGGtctctgaaaaaaaaatgaatataaaaaatttcaaaattttaaaaaatatctacaaGTACaatttaa ATTTTAAACTCATCAATAATTATATCCTTCATAAGATTTACGAGAATACCACCGTTAGTCGTCTCGCACCAAGCACATGCTACAATATTAAGAtaattgattttttcttcaaggAAAATTTGTACCTTTTAAATAAAAGCACCATGAATGATATCATTTACaagtatataattttttactactGCAGAAAAAagttgaggaaaaaaaactttaacTATTACAATTACCAGGACATGTACATCGCGGAGAATTTTTTCGGTCAAAATACTCACACCAAGAAGGTCCCCAAAATTCTGGATGAGGATCTGGGGAAGAAGAGCGCGATAATCACAGTGGACAGATAG
- a CDS encoding asparagine - tRNA ligase (putative) → MDIQVDEAVLQKAKALQQANEEEIKLKKLKPQSEGLLTPKCNLLQVTDKSCRSRVRICKVLNVPKSETEFNDSLRKNEYIDQIITVCGWSKAVRKQGGGRFCFVNLNDGSCHLNLQVIVDQSIENYEKLLKCGVGCCFRFTGTLIISPVQNEEKKGLLKENVELTLKDNSIHNFEIYGENLDPQKYPLSKKNHGKEFLREVAHLRPRSYFISSVIRGGGEMFTVTTLLGEDADYSAIPRVKKQTKEGKKREDAVAAVAAVAAGVGGDGHGNGCNSADGHGTQPAQYLIDYKKDFFSKQAFLTVSGQLSLENMCSSMGDVYTFGPTFRAENSHTSRHLAEFWMIEPEIAFADLYDNMELAESYIKYCIGYVLNNHFDDIYYFEENVEKGLISRLRNIFSEDFAKITYTNVIDLLLPYSDKFDVPVKWGMDLQSEHERFVAEQIFKKPVIVYNYPKDLKAFYMKLNEDKKTVAAMDVLAPKIGEVIGGSQREDNLELLDKMIIEKKLNMESYWWYRQLRKFGSHPHAGFGLGFERLIMLVTGVDNIKDTIPFPRYPGHAEF, encoded by the exons atggacattcAAGTAGATGAAGCAGTTTTACAAAAGGCCAAGGCGCTTCAACAAGCAAACGAAGAAGagataaaattgaaaaaattaaaaccaCAATCAGAGGGATTACTAACTCCAAAGTGCAACCTCCTTCAGGTGACCGATAAGAGTTGTAGAAGTAGAGTACGAATCTGTAAGGTGTTAAATGTCCCCAAAAGTGAAACTGAATTTAATGATTCtttgaggaaaaatgaatacatagATCAGATAATTACCGTGTGTGGTTGGAGCAAAGCTGTGAGGAAGCAAGGAGGAGGTAGGTTCTGTTTTGTGAACCTAAATGATGGTTCTTGCCATTTAAATTTACAAGTAATTGTTGACCAATCTATAGAGAACTACGAGAAATTACTGAAGTGTGGAGTTGGGTGTTGCTTCCGATTCACAGGGACGTTAATAATCTCTCCTgtccaaaatgaagagaaaaaaggactCTTAAAGGAAAATGTGGAATTGACATTGAAGGATAATTCTATTCATAACTTTGAGATTTATGGAGAAAATTTAGATCCTCAGAAGTATCCACTTTCGAAGAAGAATCATGGGAAAGAATTCTTACGAGAAGTAGCTCACTTAAGACCACGAAGTTACTTCATTAGCTCAGTTATTAGG GGTGGTGGGGAGATGTTCACTGTGACGACGCTTTTGGGGGAGGATGCTGATTATAGTGCCATTCCTCgggtgaagaagcagaccaaggaggggaagaagcgggagGACGCTGTGGCCGCTGTGGCTGCTGTGGCCGCAGGGGTCGGGGGAGATGGCCATGGGAACGGATGTAACAGTGCAGATGGTCATGGTACTCAACCCGCACAGTACCTGATCGACTACAAGAAGGACTTCTTCAGCAAGCAGGCCTTCCTCACAGTGAGTGGTCAGTTATCCTTAGAGAATATGTGCTCCTCCATGGGGGATGTATACACCTTTGGACCCACCTTCCGAGCGGAAAATTCACACACTTCGAGACATTTGGCGGAGTTCTGGATGATAGAACCAGAAATAGCATTCGCAGATCTATACGACAATATGGAGTTGGCCGAGTCATACATCAAATACTGCATAGGGTATGTGCTCAACAACCATTTCGATGACATATATTACTTCGAGGAAAATGTCGAGAAGGGTTTAATCAGTAGActcagaaatatatttagtgAAGACTTTGCGAAGATAACCTACACAAATGTGATCGACCTTTTGTTACCCTACTCGGATAAATTTGACGTGCCGGTGAAATGGGGAATGGATTTACAGTCGGAGCACGAACGGTTTGTAGCGGAacagatttttaaaaagcctGTCATTGTGTATAACTACCCTAAGGACTTAAAAGCATTCTATATGAAATTAAATGAGGACAAGAAAACAGTTGCTGCTATGGATGTACTGGCCCCCAAAATTGGAGAAGTTATTGGTGGATCCCAAAGAGAGGATAATTTGGAACTTCTAGACAAAATGATTATTGAGAAGAAGCTGAACATGGAGAGCTACTGGTGGTATAGGCAGCTTCGGAAATTCGGTTCGCACCCGCATGCCGGTTTCGGCCTGGGGTTTGAGAGACTCATTATGCTCGTCACCGGGGTGGACAACATTAAGGACACCATTCCGTTTCCGCGCTACCCTGGCCACGCGGAGTTCTGA
- a CDS encoding serine/threonine-specific protein kinase (putative) — MEGAAKGHEYDDSATDGGFLDGGAAEEESPASGNSEQTGKSKRERDIHSFIENQYKYNIFSYVHFYQQLVKKIKRENSSELFAHSAHKKEVHIREKFPKSTLKIGHEKKDRNEFFPNRRKSKLPGGTSAQNGPIDEPPSEEREKEQTDNFLIKKIHNKFEHLEMEKMLMEPLGKIKWVNEISNEETVEGTFSPPNEETTRDTEKGRLETYEGSVTRDGSGCSNNLVNVSGRGVIHETDLLEKREELSNNEDRVMCSDSILRSTLGDKLRDPATAEDGICVMGEKEEGNEAYVVGKGGHILGKENVGGIAAEGKLANDEFSQQSMETPTVVSNMESEDSMGEGDGAGDGRSDGNCSREPRVDVTQLRSETVGQPLGGERSASGGSNGINGSSGGAFRRREKTNAMEVNNHGCKDTLRSGSGVSGVSGVSGVSGGSDSRHSLRGSREIKTTAHRTKKVNHKAGKGNSNPFLKQTSDDQLSKEIESLLPRWLRKKKKKRCLSCAQNCVYWDVFELNFFFVGVPKKAIEIFVRNEIDGYCLKYMEEKLLKRMGLHDRVVKKYVILCVHFLLRLREKYKYRKRSNRVNGNVQEEAFLLKKNKLHYLNLIGRGGYSNVYRCIYGDKLLTFNDDYFCMQYSANNIALKICNNNKYSYEFCSEMDILSTLRHPNVSLFLGALKSPQGIALEYINCGSIFDLIHKHKVKIKLRDIMKMGKDIAAFMCFLHYKGILHCDLKSSNILLSMSGQIKICDFGLSVQNFTQKPRFLGIVGTYQWTAPEILRGEGYTPQADVYSFGVILWEMLHREIPFRELKHPLDIIACVGYARKQLAISRAIPPPVRYILK; from the coding sequence atggagggagcGGCCAAGGGGCACGAATATGACGATAGCGCAACAGATGGGGGATTCCTTGACGGAGGCGCCGCTGAAGAAGAAAGCCCCGCCAGTGGCAATTCTGAACAGACTGGAAAGAGCAAAAGAGAGCGAGACATCCACTCCTTCATAGAGAACCAGTACAAGTACAACATTTTCAGCTACGTCCACTTTTACCAACaattagtgaaaaaaataaagagggAAAATTCCAGCGAGCTCTTTGCCCATTctgcacataaaaaggaagtacaCATCAGGGAGAAGTTCCCAAAAAGTACATTAAAAATCGGGCACGAGAAAAAAGACAGGAACGAGTTTTTCCCTAATCGTAGGAAGAGCAAACTCCCAGGTGGCACGTCTGCACAGAATGGCCCAATTGACGAACCACCCAGTGAGGAGCgcgaaaaggaacaaactGATAACTttctcattaaaaaaattcacaacaAGTTTGAACATTTGGAAATGGAGAAGATGCTGATGGAACCTCTTGGCAAAATTAAATGGGTAAATGAAATTTCGAATGAAGAAACCGTGGAGGgcaccttttcccccccaaatgaggaaaCCACGCGTGATACAGAGAAAGGTAGATTGGAGACATATGAGGGAAGTGTAACTCGTGATGGTAGTGGATGCAGCAATAACTTGGTGAATGTCAGTGGCCGAGGAGTTATTCACGAAACGGATTTGCTGGAAAAGAGGGAGGAACTGTCCAATAATGAGGATCGTGTCATGTGTAGTGACTCAATTTTGAGGAGCACACTGGGTGATAAGTTACGGGACCCGGCCACTGCTGAGGATGGCATTTGCGTGATgggagagaaggaagaaggaaatgaGGCATACGTCGTGGGGAAGGGGGGGCACATCCTCGGGAAGGAAAACGTCGGTGGCATTGCGGCTGAAGGCAAACTCGCTAACGACGAGTTCAGCCAGCAGAGTATGGAAACTCCCACCGTGGTGAGCAACATGGAAAGCGAGGACTCCATGGGAGAGGGCGACGGCGCGGGCGATGGACGGAGCGACGGGAACTGCTCGCGCGAACCCCGTGTTGACGTCACCCAGTTAAGAAGTGAGACGGTGGGGCAACCCCTCGGGGGGGAGCGCAGCGCGAGCGGAGGTAGTAATGGCATCAATGGCAGCAGTGGTGGCGCGTTCcggaggagggaaaagacCAACGCGATGGAGGTAAATAATCACGGCTGTAAGGACACTCTCAGAAGTGGAAGCGGTGTGagcggtgttagcggtgttagcggtgtGAGCGGTGGCTCCGATAGCAGGCATTCTCTGAGAGGGAGTCGAGAGATAAAGACAACTGCACATCGCACGAAGAAGGTTAACCACAAAGCGGGTAAAGGTAATAGTAACCCATTCTTGAAGCAAACGAGTGATGATCAGCTGAGTAAAGAAATAGAAAGTCTGCTTCCAAGATGGttaaggaagaagaaaaaaaaaaggtgcctGTCATGTGCACAGAACTGTGTATACTGGGACGTAtttgaattaaattttttttttgtcggaGTTCCAAAAAAGGCGATAGAAATTTTTGTACGAAATGAGATAGACGGGTACTGCCTAAAATATATGGAAGAGAAATTATTAAAACGTATGGGCCTACACGATAGGGTAGTAAAAAAGTACGTCATCCTGTGTGTGCACTTTCTTTTACGACTGAGGGAAAAGTATAAGTAtagaaaaaggagcaacaGAGTAAATGGCAACGTCCAAGAGGAAGCATTCCTTCtcaagaaaaacaaattacaCTACCTAAATTTAATAGGCAGGGGGGGGTATAGCAATGTGTACAGATGCATATATGGAGATAAATTATTGACATTCAATGatgattatttttgcatgcaaTATTCAGCTAACAATATAGcgttaaaaatatgtaataataataagtaTAGTTACGAGTTTTGCTCCGAAATGGATATTTTGTCGACCTTAAGGCACCCTAacgtttccctttttctagGTGCACTAAAATCCCCCCAAGGAATAGCTCTAGAATATATAAACTGTGGAAGCATATTTGACCTAATACATAAGCataaggtaaaaataaaattaagagaCATCATGAAAATGGGCAAAGATATTGCTGCCTTTATGTGCTTTCTACACTATAAGGGTATTCTACATTGCGATTTAAAATCATCAAACATTTTGCTATCCATGTCGGGGCAAATCAAAATTTGTGACTTTGGATTATCTGTACAGAACTTTACTCAAAAGCCGAGGTTTCTTGGAATCGTTGGTACCTACCAGTGGACAGCTCCAGAAATTTTAAGAGGTGAAGGATACACTCCACAGGCAGACGTATATTCCTTTGGAGTCATTTTGTGGGAAATGCTACATAGGGAGATCCCCTTTCGGGAACTGAAACACCCCTTGGACATTATTGCATGCGTTGGCTATGCCAGAAAGCAGCTGGCCATCAGCAGAGCCATCCCACCCCCCGTGAGGTACATTCTGAAGAG
- a CDS encoding hypothetical protein (putative), giving the protein INGRIGMLFPKRRFSQAGKSTLDLKKSLLYQDDDYLVVDKAYGVSTFGRAPQKESIIKSLEGLNLDEHESANVLYKLHNHVGGCVLICKNKFIKNHTYGNTFLALVYGHVQNAQNVQIKLGLKSLPNSGIMIPSNGHDHLRDMRTIKYDVMSNTISYEAHKFSLLKIHTTAKDAKFIKPLMFYSLNTCIVGDNEYVGGWKKLRKNGFFAYRDVGDQVGRANRLLVKRLPHVGKNNELMLHLHCLSVTFQSACSRVVSVSSPLPRHMRETLNLLGAPSLSQTIETHVEASNEYSRRISKKLSSVMHTQESNIRDDRLAQNGKNFHKDEDEGALLYDMMLDEGRMEQENEELLSAIYRQNESNAGGEGGKPRSRRGVLAKDAHKLTPSDAPIFFADTQ; this is encoded by the exons ATTAACGGTCGAATTGGAATGCTTTTCCCCAAGAGGAGGTTTTCCCAAGCGGGCAAGTCTACCCTTGACTTGAAGAAGTC ACTGCTCTACCAGGATGACGACTACCTCGTGGTGGACAAGGCGTACGGGGTGTCCACCTTCGGGCGAGCCCCCCAAAAGGAGAGCATAATCAAAAGCCTGGAGGGGCTAAACCTAGACGAGCATGAAAGCGCAAACGTTTTGTACAAGCTGCACAACCATGTGGGGGGGTGCGTACTGatctgcaaaaataaattcataaaaaatcaCACCTATGGAAATACCTTCCTAGCGTTAGTCTACGGTCACGTGCAAAACgcacaaaatgtacaaatcAAATTAGGCCTGAAGTCTTTACCCAATTCAGGAATTATGATCCCCTCAAACGGTCATGATCATTTGAGGGACATGAGGACGATCAAGTATGACGTGATGAGTAACACCATTTCGTATGAGGCTCATAAATTTAGTCTGTTGAAAATTCATACGACGGCAAAAGACgcaaaatttataaaaccGCTGATGTTTTATTCGCTCAACACCTGCATTGTGGGTGATAATGAATACGTTGGGGGTTGGAAGAagctgagaaaaaatggattctTCGCTTACCGTGATGTGGGTGATCAGGTGGGGAGAGCCAACCGGTTGCTAGTGAAGAGACTACCCCATGTGGGTAAAAACAACGAGTTGATGCTACACCTGCATTGCTTGAGTGTAACCTTCCAATCCGCATGCAGTCGAGTCGTGTCTGTGTCATCTCCACTTCCCCGACATATGCGAGAAACGCTGAACTTGTTGGGTGCACCCTCACTAAGTCAGACCATAGAAACGCACGTGGAGGCCTCAAATGAATACTCCCGAAGGATAAGTAAAAAACTCAGTTCCGTTATGCACACGCAAGAAAGCAACATTCGAGATGACAGGttggcacaaaatggaaagaattTTCACAAAGACGAAGATGAAGGCGCTCTGTTGTATGATATGATGCTGGATGAGGGAAGAATGGaacaagaaaatgaagaactgCTAAGTGCGATATATAGGCAAAATGAGAGTAACgccgggggggaggggggaaagccCCGATCCAGGCGAGGCGTGTTGGCCAAGGACGCCCACAAGTTGACTCCCTCCGATGCGCCTATCTTTTTCGCGGACACGCAGTGa